The Skermanella pratensis genome has a window encoding:
- a CDS encoding S41 family peptidase, translated as MTQKYVSAAFMSLVLMAPLPVLAQPPAATPAKAAPAQNSVDERALNLFSEVFERVRGQYVEKMTDEQLVKAAIEGMLTSLDPHSSFLDTEDFAEMQVQTRGEFGGLGIEVTLENGYVKVISPIDDTPAARAGFQSGDLITQIDGEPVQGLSLKQAVERMRGPVGRPIKVMVRRGAAEAAPFEVNLTREVIKSQPVKSRVEGDVGYIRITGFSRQTQPGLEKAVQTLQQQLGNRLIGYVVDLRNNPGGLLDQAVSVADSFLDKGNIVSTRGRDGVETQRFDATSGDLTKGLPMVVLVNGGSASASEIVAGALQDQHRAVLMGTQTFGKGSVQTIIPLPDQKAMKITTARYYTPSGRSIQALGVTPDITVEQAKLEQVSQAPGRKESDLRGALSNDTPRGQPPAAAPAPGPAPAPAPATPAVPGSAEDYQLRRAIDLLVGTSLFRQPPAQPPAQPRVTKTAG; from the coding sequence ATGACGCAGAAATACGTCTCCGCCGCCTTCATGTCGCTGGTGCTCATGGCACCGCTGCCGGTCCTGGCGCAGCCCCCGGCGGCGACACCGGCCAAGGCGGCGCCCGCCCAGAACTCGGTCGACGAGCGGGCGCTGAACCTGTTCAGCGAGGTGTTCGAGCGGGTCCGCGGGCAGTATGTCGAGAAGATGACCGACGAGCAGCTCGTGAAGGCCGCGATCGAGGGCATGCTGACCTCGCTCGATCCCCATTCCAGCTTCCTCGACACCGAGGACTTCGCCGAGATGCAGGTGCAGACCCGCGGCGAGTTCGGCGGCCTGGGCATCGAGGTCACGCTGGAGAACGGCTACGTCAAGGTCATTTCGCCGATCGACGACACGCCGGCGGCCCGCGCCGGGTTCCAGAGCGGCGACCTGATCACCCAGATCGACGGCGAGCCGGTCCAGGGCCTCAGCCTCAAGCAGGCGGTCGAGCGGATGCGCGGCCCGGTCGGCCGGCCGATCAAGGTCATGGTCCGCCGCGGCGCCGCGGAGGCGGCGCCGTTCGAAGTGAACCTGACCCGCGAGGTGATCAAGAGCCAGCCGGTCAAGTCGCGGGTGGAGGGCGATGTCGGCTATATCCGCATCACCGGCTTCAGCCGCCAGACCCAGCCGGGGCTGGAGAAGGCCGTGCAGACGCTCCAGCAGCAGCTCGGCAACCGGCTGATCGGCTATGTGGTCGACCTGCGGAACAATCCCGGCGGCCTGCTGGACCAGGCGGTCTCGGTCGCCGACAGCTTCCTGGACAAGGGCAACATCGTCTCGACCCGGGGCCGCGACGGCGTGGAGACCCAGCGGTTCGACGCCACGTCCGGCGACCTGACCAAGGGCCTGCCGATGGTGGTCCTGGTCAACGGCGGCTCGGCTTCCGCGTCGGAGATCGTGGCGGGCGCGCTCCAGGACCAGCACCGGGCGGTCCTGATGGGCACCCAGACCTTCGGCAAGGGGTCGGTCCAGACGATCATACCGCTGCCCGACCAGAAGGCCATGAAGATCACCACCGCCCGCTACTACACCCCGTCGGGCCGGTCGATCCAGGCGCTCGGCGTCACCCCCGACATCACGGTGGAGCAGGCCAAGCTGGAGCAGGTTTCCCAGGCGCCGGGCCGCAAGGAATCGGACCTGCGCGGCGCGCTGTCCAACGACACGCCGCGCGGCCAGCCGCCGGCCGCGGCGCCCGCCCCCGGCCCTGCCCCGGCCCCGGCCCCGGCGACACCCGCCGTGCCCGGCAGCGCCGAGGACTACCAGCTCCGCCGCGCGATCGACCTGCTGGTCGGCACCTCGCTGTTCCGCCAGCCGCCGGCCCAACCGCCGGCCCAGCCGAGGGTGACCAAGACCGCGGGCTGA